The genomic stretch CAGCTTCACGGTTCACATACATTGGCAAGTATAATAGTCCTACTTTGTATTCGTGGCTAAGGTAATAACTTAATTAACCAATATCTGACATATCGAAAtgcagaaaaaaaaatataattaatattatcatTATAATTCAGATAGCAAAATCTGTGCTTTTTTTCCCTTGCTGTATTTTTAGAAATAATGTTATCAAATAAACTACATAATGGACGAAATCTAAAGGGATGTCTAGAATTTGTACCTAAATTATTAAAATGGATACACTGTGCGACTGTACAAGCATCTGCCTTCCTAAGAGGAGACAGTGATGCATTTGAACATCTACAGACAATTACGCTGATGAAGAGACATTTATTTTCCTGTGTTTATCACTGGTCTAACACTTGATGGGacctttattaatattttatttaaaaaatctctTCTTGCTTCCGACAAGTGCTTGTTTTGGGATAGCATTGTTTGAATAGGGCGTCCCCACATTATTTCTTAATGACTTCCCCAGCTGCCTCCTTCCATTTTCTACTATGAACAACCATCTGGCGTCCTATTAGCACCTCAATGCTCGTTTAGCGTTCTCaattagaaataaaaaaaagaaggAAACATTGAAAATATTACAGATTTTTAACAGATTGTCTACGCAAGATTAATGTTTAAACAAATGCGTCCGCACACCCTGGCTTTATAacacttctgttttcctaatcttacACTTAGCTCTATGCATTCTCATTAAATCTAACTGTTGTGCTTATGCCTACCAATACTTTTTTTAtgacagcaaaaaataaataaataaaatcttttCTAGCTGTCTTTCCTCTTTGTTAACTTGGACCATAAATGTCTGTTACCTTATGAGCCGCCTAGGTGTTAACTGCCACTCCACAGGGATTAGCTCAACAATTGTTTTTAAAATCCCTTATTTAAAATCCATAAAGCTAAATTGTAATCAATATTTGAAAGACCACAGTTCGAAAACAATTTCACAGATATCTCAGTaggaaaaaaacaaataaacaaaacagaacgagaaaaaaaaaacacttgcagGAGACGTGAAAAGAAATTATACAAGAGACCAGATTGTTCCAACTGCTGCATAGCAGTAATCACCATATACTAAAGCGTGACAAATTGTTTCAACCTACCCCTTTCACTTTATAATGACTGACATTAAAAtggaaattggttaaatcacgagtgtgtgtgtttctgtatgtgtgtgtgtgtgaggggaggtccTAAAACTGTCCCTCTTTACACAAAATAACGACTTGACTTGACGTATATAACCAATATAGGAGAATTATGGTAaaaggtaaaaatatatatatttttttttttcataatttcATTTAGTTTATTAGACAAAAATATATGATTTAGACAAGTTTGTTGACGCGCTATTTACAATTTGAGATCACGTTATATACAGAAGAAAACACAGACATGAGAACAAGATACCAAAAAAATGAATAATCCAAGAATTGTTAGAATTACTGGGATCAGAAATGGTACAGCGGAGAGGAATCCAACTACAGATTTGTAAAATCGTCTCGGTGGTTATTTATTTGTTTTCCTTTTTGGGAGAGGGCGGAGGGGGATTTACACCACCTTATTGCAAAAAGAGATTCAGTCATTTATATAATACCCATTATCGTCCATATTGTTTAAACAGTCTCTTAATCACTGTTGATGATTCAACAATCAGGCAGAAGGAAGGGCCGTTAATATACGAGGTGTTCCGTCCTGctgtgacaaagagctgcaagaggaAGAAACACACATTAAAATAATCATAATAAAAATTTAATTTATATTTCTAATACGTCTGTCAACGTCaaatttattacacacacacacacacacacacacacacacacacacacacgttgaatTACttttttgaattaaaaaaaaatagtttagtagcattattattattataatgaagTGTCTCATTCCTTTTTTTCACAATATTCGGGACTATGTTACAACAGCCAAGCTATTCGACACAGGACTAAACATAtatcgttgttgtttttttttttaaataactaaaCTCACTTTTCACGAACAGCCTGAAAGGAAGATTTTAGCTGTGGAGGAGAGTCGGTCCTTGGAACATTTTCTCTGTctgtagaaaaaataaataaatatttttaaaaaatgtacACACTCTAATATTAGCAATctaattaataataaataagtaaGTAGTTTACTTTAAATAAACATACTCTAGAAATGTATTTCAAAAACGGTGGCTTTAGTACACTGGTTTGCCTTAATGTGATCTATTATTAAGGTAGCAACACTGTAAGGATTGCATTGTTACGTTATAACATAAAGGAAAAGAGGCCTCACTCCATATGAAAAGGCTAAGCAGGTCTTATGTTGTATAAAGTGGTATCAGTCACCTGTGTGCTTAAGACTGGTTCTTTCTGTGGTTTTGTCGCTGCTGAGTGCTCCCAGGTTGGCTGTGATGAGGGGTGCTTGTTGGTGGGCCTGGAGGTGGTGGTGATTGTGATGAGAAGCGTGATGGTGATTCACTCCTAACAAGGACCTCATATTAATTAGGGAACTCTGAGTGAGGAAAGCGCCATTTGTCCAATTGTGGAATTTGCCAATCTGGCATGTGTATAGTCCATGGCTAGGTAGGAAAGCAGGATGCTGAATAGGTGGAGATGTATGGTTTACTTGAGGTGGTGAAGGAGAAGACTTTAGGGCACCATCAGGGCTGGTTGCTGTCTCTGCCAAAGACCAGATTTTTGGTTTGTTATGAGGAGGTTCTTGTAAATTCCCCTGTCCTCCGGGGCTCACAATTCTGGTGTTGCTGGAGTCAGAGTTTTCTTTCACCAGTGACAAAGAGTCCTTAGATGTAAGTCCATCAGTCCCGGCCAGCATCACCACGCTTTCCTTTTTTAAACTTTCTTTGTCGCCCGGCCTCATGTGATCCGATTTATCGTCATCCTCTTCGTTACTCTGTTCTCCGTCGTTATCGTCTATTTTATCAATATCTATGCTCTCCAGGTCGATTTCCTCGTCGTCTTCAGTTTTCTCATGGTCCCCTTCATTGTCACTTCCAAAAAGATTGCCATCTTCCTTACTCCGAGCGCCCCACGTCACCTTGTTTTCTTTCTTCAGCCTCCTCCTGGCGTTGGCAAACCAGGTGGAGACCTGAGTAAGGGTCATCTTGGTGATAATGGCCAGCATGATCTTCTCACCCTTGGTGGGGTAAGGGTTCTTCCTGTGCTCATTCAGCCAGGCCTTCAACGTGCTGGTACTTTCCCTGGTGGCATTCTTCGGTCGTCCTGGATCACCATACTGAAACTGCCCATAGGGGTAATAACCTTGGGCAGTATGTGCAGCAAAGGCAGCTGGATGGACTCCAGGGTTATCCTTAAGTTCATACTGTGATCCCTGAAACATAAATAAAATACTTCAGTTAGTTTATGAATCACAGGGAAGCAGCTATTTATCAgaattgaataaaaaataaaaaactgtaaCTTCATGGTGTAAGTTTAAATATTGTATACGAACAACGATAGAGCTGAAATGTGATGCTTTCAATCTAAAGAACAGTGCCCTGAAACCCTAAATGTTTTACCCTGTTCTCAGTGGAAAAGCTCAGTGGCTTCTTTGGGATTTGCTAACCTTGGACATTTTTCAACAATGCCTAGAAACTGCTAATAAGGGTCTATGGTCTACTCAATCCTAACACATTTCCGCTTTAGCAGTGACCTACAGTATCAGAATATACGACACTGTGCTTGCAGCAGCTAAACTATAAAATACAACTACGTCTAGCCTGGCTATTTAATCTCATTAGagtatttttgttctttttttttttttttgtatcgacGTACACCAATGCAAACTTAGTACATCGATGGCTGCCCAGAACCCTTAAACAATCAGTAAATATCATTTAAATTGAAGTTTGCACAGGTGTGGTAATAAGGTATACATAATAGAAGAAAATTATCGGGTGTAAAAATTGACAAAGAACAACAATGAATAAGAAAATTATAAACATAAAGTCTATATCAAATGTTTACTCGATAAAACAGATCGTTCTTATTTGACTGACTCATTTATTGTACATAGTGACTGACAATGAAGTTTATCTTTGATCTAGAAAAAAAGCAAATAGCAGTTGTTTGGCAGTGTTTTTAAAAGTCGCTACTTAATCTTAACACACTATTTTTGCTAGTCGGGGCAAAACAGAGAGTCAAATTATCCCATTGGGTGATTTGATAATAACCTCATTAGGCCTCATTATTACTATAAACTATTAACGTGAGTGGTTTAAATCAAAAGAAGACATCCATGAAATCACAGCTTCAGTTATGTTAGAAAAGTAATTTAaaatgacagtacacacacacacacacacacacacacacacacacacacacacacacacacgtcttcaTGCACATTATTTATTACACAACTATACGTAAACACATCCCTGCAGGAGTATTACGTGTGAAAAAGCAAATACACGATTCATgtgcattatattatatattatatattgtcatATATGTGCATTACTTCGTTAACTTTTACAGAAAATCACTGAATATTTAAACACAATTTCAGATGATTTTGACAAAATTCTCCCGACACTGTATTTTGCTTATTTGAATGCTGTAAAAACTTGATGTTATTGTGTCCTGCAGAGAATTTATAAGAGGGCACTTATAAATCTTTCAACACGTCAGTAAAAAGCTCAGTGTATTATCTAGGCACAGGACAAGCGTTCATACTAAGACATTTAACATACGAATTATATAAGACAGCAACATTTCATTAGGAAACATTCATTAAACAGATCATTCAATTTCAATGGGgtgaaaataacataataaagaTGTTTTGTTACTGCAATGTTTTTCGTCAAACGCATGTAGAGTTTTAAAAGAAAATACGTAGTCATATATATTGCGAACAGgcttcaaataataataataataataataataataataataataatatattattattattattattattattattattattattattagtttgacAAGATCTATTGTATTatgcaattttttaaaaaaatattacttTCCATCACTAAACAATGCCAACAATGTATAGCTTTATGTATTTGCGTTTAATACTGAAACAATGTTTTGCAAATGAAACTTTAGGTAAATGCTGTAACGCAACAGAGCTGTGTGCTCAGAACTAACAACTCCGATGTTTTGTGGTTTATAGACAATACGGTTTTAGTTTATTTGAGTATTTTTTCTGCTTAAAAAATAAACGAAATCGCGTTTTTCTGTGTGTTGTAGGCTGCTTATAAAACACATGGCTGTGCTCTAGTCATACAAGAAACTTCTCCGGACATAAAGTTTTCATATGTAACAAACAGAAGGAATATGATCTGCACAGGAGCTGAGATCTGCCTGTTTCTGCAAAGAGCAAGCTGCACTCCCCACTTATGGCTATTACCTTGTTACACAAGCCGCTCAGATATATGATTTGCTGCCACAAAGCGGCCTCTGTAACTAATCTTATTGGAGTTTCTTAAACATAGCTTATAATTACTAGATCAGGTAATGATGGTAATGACGCCCTGATGTAACAGCAGCACAGGGGAGAACGAGCACAAAGTGAGAGATGAGCGTGAGTGGGTACGAGAGGGTGAGTGAGGCAGAGGCTGGCACTTACCATCTGAGAGAAGAGTGTGAGATCGGTGGTGTAGGGCAGGAAGGCGCTGTAGTTGGGAGTGCTGtagggactggtgtacatgcccagcacagaggtgacagcggcggtggaagtgctgcccagctccgaccctgcaggcctccctgatccggctgcggccgctgctgctgctgccgcggcTGCTGCGGCCAGaaccccctgccggtcccctccatagatagCCGCCTGACCAGCGCTGAGGTActgggggtagcccagctgcgggaaggacatgtctctgcctcaggctctctctctctccggcaggggaaggaagCGCTGATTCTCCGGCACAacagcagggagggctgggctgcaggaacacagcactggaagaaacaggagaccAAACTCCtggccaaaaagtgagcagtgcagcgtTCAGCCCCctggtctctccctctctctgggtgcagagctgtattctatagagagagctgggatgggaagaaggggagagGTGTGTGGGCTGGATAGGGTGTCTTTTTTCCCCCCCTCAAATCTCGGCTCTTCTGTGCGCCTAAATCCCTTAGATGTGATCTGATCAACAATTGAGCTCCAACTGATGTGTCTGCCCTTAGGTCCTGGGCTGATCTTTCAGATACAATTTGAAGTTGATGCTTTGATTGGCATCCACTTGAGCTGCAGTCCCCTCCCCCTCCGGAGCATGTGGCCTGGGCATTGGCTGGGCCCCTGTACTCTGTCTGTGTATGTGGAAGTGGATGTGAGCgagtatcgtgtgtgtgtgtgtgtgtgtgtgtgtgtgtgtgtgtgtgtgtgtgtgtgtgtgtgtgtgtgtgtgtgtgtgtgtgtgtgtctgcctgcaTTCGCCTGGATTGTGTATTTAATGTTTAGCAATGGGTTCCTTTCAGAGAAGCCCCCACTGCTGTATGACAACCTGTCTACACGATTTTACAGCTGTCCAACATTGGGGTTTTGCTGTTTTCAGTCCATAGTGTGTCCCCTTTAACAAAAACAACTGTGCTGCTGTGTTACCTTTACTATGCTGTCTTTATTGGAAAGCTTGAGAGATGAGGGCATTCAAATATGACACAACTTAGTTATCAAGATTTTACATTGCTAGCAAAGTCATTATCATATGCACATTTTATTACAGTATATGGGCAGCAAGTCTTCGGGTCAACATATGGGGTGATGTCATAATGTGAGAACATATTTATTCTAATTAAgcgaaaaaatatttttaaaagtgAAAACTTTTGACAGCAGCAAACATGTTTTACATTAATAGCAATGATAAATGTATGTAATTATTGATGTGTTCaccgtgagtaaaaagacacatacAAGTGCTTCATGCACCTACAGTTTGGAACAAATGTCACTTTCACAAACTCGTGTTTAAACCAACAATTATATGCTCAGCAAGATACATTAAAATCTGATGGTATCAATTCTGGTGTTCGTTAATGATGCATTTTTATTTCATTAGTGGTAAGGCCTCTCAGAGAATATTGCACGTTCAATTTGAGTTAATCCCCAACAGTGTTGATCAAAAGCAGAGAAACCCCCAAATCCCAAAGGATTCCAAAAACAGTTTTTGTAGTTAAATTGAAGTTACTTCAGTCTTGCAGCGAACAATataaaactctctctctctctctctctctctctctctctctctctctctctccttagtaCTGCATATTACATACATAAGTGTATTATATGTTTTTGCATATTTCACATGTAATTTCAGTCTCAGATTTCTGTAACTATTAATATTGTGCAATTGTAATTATTCAGCAATAAGGTTAGAAGAAATGTTATTTTCAAAATATTTGTGATTCCGTACTTTACTCAGGACTCAGGATTGAGCTATGAATTGCCTATTACTGCTGTGATCCAGTGGTCGAATTGATTGAGATTCTATGTTACTACACAGAGACGCTGCAACAGATATACAAGTAAATGTAAATACTTTAAACAAATATTTCATTTTCACTCTACTTTGTGAGATTTATGCTCGGAATCGGTCAGTACTACGCGATATTTATACACCTCCACATTACACTGCCACCAGACACCTAAAAGTACCTACTGCAGATTAACACGGTGAACTATCCCAGAGAATGATATCTGTGTTTTGCAAACTGAGGGATCCCATTACAGGGTTACAGGTAAATATGGGTGGGATAAGGCCACTGGCATTGTTGAAATCTTCATAGTGTTCAGTTGATGATGGAGGAATGTTCATCCAGAGGTTTAGGGAATGGGCTATGTGTATAAGCTGTCTCAATGTGACAGATCCTCTACTGCACAGCATCAGAAAAATGCAGCATGCACAGCTTTCATAGTTCTGCAAAATAGCTTCAAATTACCTTTACcttgcataataaatatatatatatatatatatatatatatatatatatatatatatatatatagtcatgcgAGCTGCAGAAACGTAGGCGATTTAAGAGAACATATTATGGGGGTTGCCACAGCAAACTTCTAAGGTAATGGCTAAACTTGTACTCTGTTAAAGCCACCAGTTATTGTGAAATTCAGATACGTTTAATGGAACTAGGAACATGTAAAATCCTACTTGTACATCTGAAAGTGTTCATTTCATGACACAATAAGTCTGCCCAGTAGCCATTTCTTCCAAATACACTGTACATCTCTCCAGTTTCCTTCTTTTCTGTGCATCTAAGCCTGAACCAGAACCGCGGGACTAAGCTACTTAATGTGAAATCAGTTTAGCTAAGGCATGGGCATCTATTGCCTTTCCCAATGCAAACTTTATAGCAGGTTTACTAAAAATAATAGGTTAAGAGCTTGTGCGTGCTCAAGATAAATTTCCCGGTGCAGGAGAGTCTACCTAATAGTAGTTCAGTCGGAAATATGTTGTGGAGAATCAACACTTATATTCTGTATTTTGAAAGGAGTGCATCCTTTTTTCCTACAGTCACTTTCTAAATTACTTGCATGCCCTGTTAAGTTTCTGGCAaacttgctttaaaaaaaaaaatcaactgccAATTCATTAGCTAAACATACTTTAACGACAAGAACCCTCAGTCATACGGTGACTGTGGCATAGAAAAGCTGGGATGAGCATGAGAACACATTCTCTTTTTACTAGAGAGAGTGAACacgctggaataaaaaaaaaagtcactATAAAATCGCTAACATCCTTCCAATAATGTGATTATGCTTAGTGTAATTGTTTGAAATGTAATTTCCTTGTGTAATTGTTTGCGCACTGTTTAAAAATACATTGACCTAAATGGTCAGACTTCTTTCATTTAAAGATCAGTAAGCAGATAGACTTCACTTTAAAGAAGGCTTCTCGCACTGAATTTGCATAAGATAGTGATCGCTGCAGTTTCTCAAGGCGATGCATGCACTGCCAAgagattttctttttttattaataaCAAATCAGTTGAGATAGGGGTCCGATAAGAAATGCAAATTCAGACATAGGGGTCGCTGCTTGGCTGAATTTTAACTAAAGGCTGATGCTTCAGGAATGGGCTAAAGGTCTCTTTGTAGAGAGGATAGGCGAAGCTTCAGCAGTGACTCTAGTAAAAATGAAGTCAGTGATTTTGATCTGCTCCAGATGTCCTAAGAGTGGATAGAACAGCGGTGGGAATCTGCAGCGGGCATCTGAGTGCACTGATGTTAATCAGCAGAACACATCAGCAAGGGGGACTGGCAATTGTGATAACCTGCTGGAAATGTGCAGGGCTGGAGATGGCAGTGATAAACCGCTGAAAATATCTCTAAATGGAGATGACAGAGATGTTGAAAGAAGACACCTAACAGCAGAGAAAAAATACGATGCTTAGCAGAGCACAATTTGAGAACGGCATTGACTTACAGTTTACTGGTCTTGTCAataattgtgatatatatatatatatatatatatatatatatatatcagtatacgGTTCCCTggttactatataatatatataataattataaacaGGACCAGTAAACtgcaagtttatatatatatatatatatatatatatatca from Pseudophryne corroboree isolate aPseCor3 chromosome 5, aPseCor3.hap2, whole genome shotgun sequence encodes the following:
- the IRX1 gene encoding iroquois-class homeodomain protein IRX-1, coding for MSFPQLGYPQYLSAGQAAIYGGDRQGVLAAAAAAAAAAAAAGSGRPAGSELGSTSTAAVTSVLGMYTSPYSTPNYSAFLPYTTDLTLFSQMGSQYELKDNPGVHPAAFAAHTAQGYYPYGQFQYGDPGRPKNATRESTSTLKAWLNEHRKNPYPTKGEKIMLAIITKMTLTQVSTWFANARRRLKKENKVTWGARSKEDGNLFGSDNEGDHEKTEDDEEIDLESIDIDKIDDNDGEQSNEEDDDKSDHMRPGDKESLKKESVVMLAGTDGLTSKDSLSLVKENSDSSNTRIVSPGGQGNLQEPPHNKPKIWSLAETATSPDGALKSSPSPPQVNHTSPPIQHPAFLPSHGLYTCQIGKFHNWTNGAFLTQSSLINMRSLLGVNHHHASHHNHHHLQAHQQAPLITANLGALSSDKTTERTSLKHTDRENVPRTDSPPQLKSSFQAVRENSLSQQDGTPRILTALPSA